The genomic region TGCTAGGCCTTAAACCCAAACAAAAGTTTGACGCCACATGGTTTAACTTTATTAACAAAAACCTTGAACATAAAGAAACGGTTGATATCGCCATGGTAGGCAAATATTCGGACCTTAAAGACGCTTACAAATCCGTTAACGAATCATTATTTTTATCAGGCATGAGCAATAAAGTAAACGTTAATATCATTTACGTTAACGCCGAGAAGGATAATATTAAAGAAAAACTTGCCAATGTACACGGTATTTTAATACCCGGAGGTTTCGGCCCCAGAGGTATGGAAGGCAAAATTGAAGCCGTTAAAATAGCGAGAGAATCACATAAACCGTTACTCGGCCTTTGTGTGGGCATGCAGTGCATTTTCCTTGAAAGCGCCAGAAGAGCCGGGCTTAAAGACGCGGACTCTGCCGAATTTAATACCAAAACAAAAAATCCTGTCATTACTTTAATGGAAAAATATAAAGAAGACAGACCGCGCTGCGGCAACGCCAAAGTAGAAATTGAAGACGGCAGCAAAGCTTTTGAAGTTTACGGCACAAACAATATTGAGGAACGCCACCGCCACAGATACGCTTTAAACACAAAATATGTTGACGTTTTGGAAAAAGCAGGCCTTAAGATAAGCGGCTGGTCAGACGAGATTGCCGAAATTGTAGAGCTTCCTACCCACCCCTTCTTTATCGGAGTGCAGTATCACCCTGAGTTTGGCTCACGCCCTATGCACCCTCATCCGCTGTTTAGGGATTTTATTAAAGAAGCAAAAAAACAAAAAAATAAAAAATAATTTAAAAGGCCCCTGTAAAAAGGGGCCTTTTTTAACACTTTTATAACAGGCTTATTAACAGGCGCAAGGCATTTGGCTTTCTTTTTAAAAAGGCCAATATTTTTAGCAGACTTTTTATATAATGTCTAAAAGGAGATTTTATGTCCACAAAATATTTTTTATCTTTTAAAACGCCTGTAGGTATACTTGAGTTAACCTCAAATGACACCGCTTTAATAGGAATATACTTCACAAAAACGGTAAAAGAAAGCAAAACGCTGCCGCCAATATTAAAAAGCGCTAAAAAACAGCTGCTTGAATATTTTGACGGAAAAAGAAAGGATTTTGATTTACTATTGGACTTTGGAGCAGGAATTTCCCCCTTCCGTCTTAAAGCATGGAAAGAAATGGCTAAAATACCTTTCGGCAAAACTTATACTTACGGGCAGTTAGCAGCCAAAGCGGGTAACGCAAAAGCATCACGCGCGGCGGGCGGAGCATGTAATAAAAACCCTTTTATGATTGTGGTTCCTTGCCACCGGGTTTTGGGCTCCAACGGCAGTCTTACGGGTTATGCGGGCGGGCTTAACGTAAAAAAATTCCTGCTTGATTTAGAAGGCATTTCTTATAAATAGCGTTCAAAACTATAAAATTTAAATTAAAACACCCCGGACTCACACCCGGGGTTTCTTTTGTTTCAAAACTTCGTTTTGTGATTTCACCCAACAACAAACAGCAACGCCTCCACAACAGCAAGGCGGAGGGTTTGTGAAATCAGGAGGGTGCCCAACCCCGACTTACGCAGCGGGTATTCCATACTCTCATAATTAAATAAATATTAACCCGATAGCGGTTAATACTTATTTTTGATAAAATATATATATGGCAGTCAGAAGAATAGTTAAATACGGCGAAGATATTTTAAGGCAAAAACTAAAACCTGTTGATTTTAAGACTTTAGAACCGCAGCTTGACGCCATTTTGCAAGATATGCACGATACCTGCATGTCTTTCCAAGGGGCGGGGCTTTCAGCCAACCAAATAGGGCTTACGCACCGCATAGCCATGATTTTCATACCCGAAAAAACCCCAAAAGGCGAGGCTCAAAAATTTAAAAGATATGTTGTAATTAACCCTGTTATAGTATCAAAAAAAGGCTGCGTTACCGATGAGGAAGGGTGCCTTTCACTTCCCGGCTTATGGGTGGAAATTGAAAGGGCCGAAAGTATTGTTGTACACTGTTTAAACGAAAAAGGGCTTCCCGTAGAAATACACGCCAAAGGTTTTTTAGCAAAAGCCTTGCAGCATGAAATTGACCATTTAGACGGCAAAATATTTATTGACCACGCCGACCCGAAATTAAAACCTGAAATTAAAAAAGAACTTAAAAAACTTTCAAAAAACTGGTCATAAATTTTTTATAAACCATTAAAAATTTTAAAACGTCTTGCAAACACGCAAGGCGTTTTCTTTAATATTCCCTACTTCTCCCGGCAAGCAAGGGATAACCGTCTGTCTTAAAGCGCTGCTTTAGCCCGCCGTCACAATAACTAAATTTTCGCGGCAACAATGCTAAAATTCGTAGCGGAAGGCTTTTATATCCGCGTCACGCAGTAAGAGAGAGGGTGCACTGTTGAGAAAAGCAAAAGCCCCGCAGATTAGCGGGGCTTTTAAGCTTTAACAATTATATAACTCTGTTACTTAAGGGGCCGTTTCCAAAAGCGTATTTAAAGGATAAGCCTATCATGTGGCTTGAAGCGTCTTCATACTTAAACACTGTATTTCCTTTTTCCACGTTTCTGCCGGAAAGGTCGCTTATTAAAACATATGAATAAGAAACGTCTATACCCATTCTTTCAGATACGTTATACCCCGCGCCGACGCTGAAGATATTTCTGTCATCTGCAGGAACAAGAGTATCCATATACTTTTTATTAATAGGGGACTTATCGAAAACATAACCCGCCCTTAAATCCCATGTGGGATTTAAAGAGTATTCAACGCCAAAACCTATGCGGAAAACATCTTTATAATTTTTGTTTTCGTTTAAATACGGAGGATTACCCGGCCCGCCCGGCGACTGGCTAAGGTCGTCATAATCAATTTTTAATTGGCTGTAAGAACTCCAAAAAATGCCCATAATGTTGGCTTCCATGGTAAGTTTATTTGTAGGAGTAAAAGACAAACCGAAGGCCAACTGGTCAGGCAGCGTAAGTGCGGCGGAGGCGTTACCGTCAAAAGATATAGCGGGAGGAAGCGCCAAGCCTGGGGTTTTTACCCTGCCGGTGGCTACGTGCCTTGTTTTTGTTCTGTAAGTTAAAGCCGCAGCCCATTTTTCGGCCCAGCCGGGGTTATACAAAACGCCAAAATTTCCGCCCCATGTCGTGGAATTACCGGAAATATCCATTTTTGCGCCGCCGACAAGGTGTTTCCTTTCCTGAAAATCAAGAAACATAACCTCAAGACCCATAGCGAAAGACAAGTCATCCGTTACTTTAACCGCTAAATTGGGGTTAAAGGAATAAGTCATTAAGTCTACCGTATAAGCTTCCCTTAAAACGGTGCCCATTGACCATGTTTCATAATCTTTATATCTGCCGCCAAGGCCATATCTCGGAAAAAAACCTAAACCGAAAAAAACATCTTCCCTTAACTGTTGAGTAAGAAAGAAAGCGGGAAGGTAGAATGCGCCTGTTTCCAAATCTCTTTTTTCGGTTCCTATGGTTGTGGAACCGGATACAATAACTGCCGTTATGCCTGTTTGAAGCTGTGTGCCTTCAAGCTGGGTGATAAGCGCAGGATTAGTGGCTATTGAAGCGGGCTCCGCCTTGTTGGCCATAACCGCGCCGCCCATGGCATTGCCTCTTGCGCTAAACTCATAAAGAGCAAAACCCGCTGAATCCGCCATGCTGGCAAAAACAAACGGGCATATTACAAATACTGCTTTTAACAACTTAAACATATTACTTTTTATCATAAGTCTCCTTTGTATTCAAAAGACACATCATACAGTTATGCTTAACTGTACTTTTAAATTATACCTTTTTTGAAATAAGGCAATTTATTTTATTTTTAATTACGAACATTCTTAATAAAACTAACTTTTGCAAACAGGGTTTTAATACGCTAATTGCCAAGATTACAATGCCTTAGCGTATTTTCGAAAGCAAAATCCCCAAAGAAAAAACCCCGCCCAAAAATCCGCGAAAGCGGTTATTTGGGCGGGGTTTTAAATGTAAATAAAATTATTTATTTAATTCTTTTAATTTATTTTTAGCAAACGCAGCGAAATAAGTATTAGGAAAACGTGATTCTATTATCTTATAGTCAGCCGCGGCGGCTTCTTTTTTACCCGCCAGCTCCTGGCTGAGCGCCTTTGTAAGATATACCTGAGCAATAGCGTAGTGCTGCGGATTTTTATTTATAAAATCTTCGGCGGTTAGAATGCTTGCCTCATAATCTTTATTTGCCTGATAAGCGGCGGCTAAAGAAATTTGCGCTACGTGGGCAAGTTCTTTATTTTTACCTTCGGCTACTTTTTTATAAAGAGAAACCGCCTCCGGGTAATTGCCTTGTTCATAGTTATAATCACCCATATAATAGGCGGCGTATAAAGCCGCGTTTGTTTTGGGATATTTTTCCGTAACAGCGGTTAAATTTTCAGGCTCGCCGAAAAGAATAGCCATAGTCAGCTCTTTCCAAGAATCTTCCTTAATTTTGCTTTGCCTGTATTCATAAGCGAAAAATCCGCCGATAAAAATAACAATTATAAGCACACCTGCAATTATTATTGTCCTGTGCGCCTGAAAAAATTTAATGAGCCTAACAACAAGCCCTGTTACATAATCATGTTCGTGATGAGTTTTGTTTGTCATATGAAAATTATATCATATTGGTTTTTTGAGATAAATATACATTATTAACGGATTTAGGCTTTTCCGAACCCATATCAAAACGGGCCCCCAACTAAAAGGGCCCGCTTTTAAATTTTAAAAACACTTCTAATTACATCTGCCGTTGCAGCTGTTTTTATGCTCACAAGATTCTATTTGTATTGTTACATGCTCTATACTTGCGTTATCCGCTATTATTTTACGGGCTTCTTCTAAAACTAAGTCCCTGTCGGCGTCTTCGCTTACTGTAATGTGCGCCGTCAGTACCAAAAAACCCGAAGATATTGACCAAACATGCATATCATGGGCGTCAACAACGCCCTTAATGACACATACGGAGGATTTTAAAGCTTCTATATTAATATGCCCGGGAGCGCCTTCTAAAAGGATATTAACCGTTTCGGCAAAAATTTTCCACGCGCTGTATAAAATAAGAAACGCCACTATAACGCTTATAATCGGGTCAGCTATATACCAGCCGAAAAAATAAATTAACGCAGCGGCTATTATAACGCCTACAGAGCCTAAAATATCGCCCAACACGTGTAAAAGAGCGCCTTTTACGTTAATATTATCCTTAATTTCCCTTCTTCTTAAAATCATAAGAACCGCTATATTAACCAAAAGCCCTATAACGGCGATTATAAACATATATCCGCTTAATATAGGGGCGGGGTTTTGTATTCTTACTACAGCCTCTTTTAAAATAAAAACAGCTATTAAAAATATTGTGATAGCATTAAAAAAAGCGGCCAACACTTCAAACCTTCTGTAGCCGTAAGTTTTTGTTTTGGTTGCCGCACGCTGCCCCGCTATAACAGCTGTTAAACTAAGGCCTAAGGCAAACGCGTCGCTAAACATGTGCCCCGCGTCCGAAAGCAAGGCAAGACTGCCCGAAATAAGCCCGCCGGCAAGCTCAACAACCATAAAAATTATTATTAAAATAAAACTTATAAGCAACGCTTTTTTGCTTGCGCCCGCACCATGGTCGTGATGGCGGTGCCCGTGCTCGTGGAGAGCATGCGCGTGATGTCCTTGTTTATGCCCGTGTGAACAGGCACAGACATGTAAATGTTCTTCTTTTTTAGTCATATAATAAAAACCATCCTCTTTTATTATTATAAAAATATATCATGAATTACGCAAAAAAATAACGACTCTTTAATAAAACGCCGTTATTATATTTTGGTTTAAAGTTTATAAAAACTGTTTATTTTTTTATTTCTTTATCTGTATCTTCGGCGGGCTCTTTTTCTACTTCAGGTTTAGCGTCTGAAGGCTCTTCCCCGGGGGCGTGGTCGTACCTTAAACCGCCGCCTAATGTTTTACAAATATCTACTATAAAATAAAGTTGGTTTCTTAAAGTAAGCGAAAGATCAATATCAGCGTCAAGCGCCCTTCTCTGAATTTCCAGTAAATCCGTAAGCGTTATCTTTTTAGACAAATAGCTTTTTCTTGCCAAAGTAACGCTTCTGTTAAGCGTTACTACTTCCCGCTCGCGCGTAGCAAGAATTTCATGGTTTATATTGTTTGAAGTAATTGCGTCATAAGTTTCCTTAAAAGCTTTTTGCACCGTTAATTCATACGTTGAAACCAGTATTCTTTGTTGCGCCTGCAGTTCTTCAAGTTTAAATCTGTTTCTGCCGCCCTGAAATATCGGCCCTGTTATAATGCCCGCGAAGTTCCATGTGCCTCCGGAGAAAAGCCTTTTCATCGACTCGCTTACCAAAACAGTGGCCGTAGTAAGCGATATGCTGGGAAAGAACCCCGCTCTTATAACGCCTATGTTGGCGCCCGCTTCATAAAGGTCCATTTCCGCCACGCGTATATCGGGCCTGTTATGCAGAATGCTTGAAGGCACCTGCGAAAGCATTTTTTCAACAACAGCCATTTTTTCTAAAGGCCTTTCACGCGGTATGCTTTCTTCTATAATCTCACGGGCGGAACCGCCTATTAAAGTTGAAAGGGCTGTTTCATTGGCCGACAACGCAATTCTGTACTCAAGATAAATTGCCTTCATATTGTCTTTTTCCGCTTCCAAACGCCTGAGAGAAAGTTCCGTTGAAGCGTTTTTTAAAAATTTTGATTTATGAAGCGCGATATTATCATCTTTATCTTTTATTGCGGCGTCTATCTTAGCCAAAATAGAATCATACGCCAAAATAGTAAAATAAGTTTTTGCTACGTCCGCCGTGATAGTAAGACGCACAACGTCTTTTTGCGCTTCTCTGGAAAGAAGGCGAGCCTTCATAGCCGCCTGTAAGTTTCTTTGCCTGCCCCATAAGTCAATTTCATAGGAAGCGCCTACGCCTGCGGAAAACCTGTTGTTTGTTCTAACCCTGTACCCGCCCGAACGCATGCCGCCCACGTT from Elusimicrobium minutum Pei191 harbors:
- a CDS encoding tetratricopeptide repeat protein; amino-acid sequence: MTNKTHHEHDYVTGLVVRLIKFFQAHRTIIIAGVLIIVIFIGGFFAYEYRQSKIKEDSWKELTMAILFGEPENLTAVTEKYPKTNAALYAAYYMGDYNYEQGNYPEAVSLYKKVAEGKNKELAHVAQISLAAAYQANKDYEASILTAEDFINKNPQHYAIAQVYLTKALSQELAGKKEAAAADYKIIESRFPNTYFAAFAKNKLKELNK
- a CDS encoding methylated-DNA--[protein]-cysteine S-methyltransferase — protein: MSTKYFLSFKTPVGILELTSNDTALIGIYFTKTVKESKTLPPILKSAKKQLLEYFDGKRKDFDLLLDFGAGISPFRLKAWKEMAKIPFGKTYTYGQLAAKAGNAKASRAAGGACNKNPFMIVVPCHRVLGSNGSLTGYAGGLNVKKFLLDLEGISYK
- a CDS encoding cation diffusion facilitator family transporter, with protein sequence MTKKEEHLHVCACSHGHKQGHHAHALHEHGHRHHDHGAGASKKALLISFILIIIFMVVELAGGLISGSLALLSDAGHMFSDAFALGLSLTAVIAGQRAATKTKTYGYRRFEVLAAFFNAITIFLIAVFILKEAVVRIQNPAPILSGYMFIIAVIGLLVNIAVLMILRRREIKDNINVKGALLHVLGDILGSVGVIIAAALIYFFGWYIADPIISVIVAFLILYSAWKIFAETVNILLEGAPGHINIEALKSSVCVIKGVVDAHDMHVWSISSGFLVLTAHITVSEDADRDLVLEEARKIIADNASIEHVTIQIESCEHKNSCNGRCN
- a CDS encoding OmpP1/FadL family transporter, whose protein sequence is MIKSNMFKLLKAVFVICPFVFASMADSAGFALYEFSARGNAMGGAVMANKAEPASIATNPALITQLEGTQLQTGITAVIVSGSTTIGTEKRDLETGAFYLPAFFLTQQLREDVFFGLGFFPRYGLGGRYKDYETWSMGTVLREAYTVDLMTYSFNPNLAVKVTDDLSFAMGLEVMFLDFQERKHLVGGAKMDISGNSTTWGGNFGVLYNPGWAEKWAAALTYRTKTRHVATGRVKTPGLALPPAISFDGNASAALTLPDQLAFGLSFTPTNKLTMEANIMGIFWSSYSQLKIDYDDLSQSPGGPGNPPYLNENKNYKDVFRIGFGVEYSLNPTWDLRAGYVFDKSPINKKYMDTLVPADDRNIFSVGAGYNVSERMGIDVSYSYVLISDLSGRNVEKGNTVFKYEDASSHMIGLSFKYAFGNGPLSNRVI
- a CDS encoding efflux transporter outer membrane subunit produces the protein MNINFVLKKIFILLFLLAAGCNFAAKNKLPETDLPNQYKIEDYSVFDNEKWWEIFEDPTLNMLEETALEYNKNLVIAFERVNMARAEAGIISANSMPQIGFNVGGMRSGGYRVRTNNRFSAGVGASYEIDLWGRQRNLQAAMKARLLSREAQKDVVRLTITADVAKTYFTILAYDSILAKIDAAIKDKDDNIALHKSKFLKNASTELSLRRLEAEKDNMKAIYLEYRIALSANETALSTLIGGSAREIIEESIPRERPLEKMAVVEKMLSQVPSSILHNRPDIRVAEMDLYEAGANIGVIRAGFFPSISLTTATVLVSESMKRLFSGGTWNFAGIITGPIFQGGRNRFKLEELQAQQRILVSTYELTVQKAFKETYDAITSNNINHEILATREREVVTLNRSVTLARKSYLSKKITLTDLLEIQRRALDADIDLSLTLRNQLYFIVDICKTLGGGLRYDHAPGEEPSDAKPEVEKEPAEDTDKEIKK
- the def gene encoding peptide deformylase; translation: MAVRRIVKYGEDILRQKLKPVDFKTLEPQLDAILQDMHDTCMSFQGAGLSANQIGLTHRIAMIFIPEKTPKGEAQKFKRYVVINPVIVSKKGCVTDEEGCLSLPGLWVEIERAESIVVHCLNEKGLPVEIHAKGFLAKALQHEIDHLDGKIFIDHADPKLKPEIKKELKKLSKNWS
- a CDS encoding CTP synthase — encoded protein: MSKFIFVTGGVVSSLGKGIAGASLGKLLQLNGFKVNMIKCDPYLNVDPGNMSPFQHGEVFVTVDGAETDLDLGYYERFLGVPTTRANTNTAGGIYLTVLDRERKGLYNGLTVQVIPHITDEIKKRFTAFEKDYDVTIIEIGGTVGDIESLPFIEAARQLKLERPNKVLSVHLTLIPYIKSSDELKTKPTQHSVIKLRELGINPDMLFCRTDRPLSDSIKQKISLFCSVPKEAVIEASDKESIYLVPENFYKQNADKQIMKMLGLKPKQKFDATWFNFINKNLEHKETVDIAMVGKYSDLKDAYKSVNESLFLSGMSNKVNVNIIYVNAEKDNIKEKLANVHGILIPGGFGPRGMEGKIEAVKIARESHKPLLGLCVGMQCIFLESARRAGLKDADSAEFNTKTKNPVITLMEKYKEDRPRCGNAKVEIEDGSKAFEVYGTNNIEERHRHRYALNTKYVDVLEKAGLKISGWSDEIAEIVELPTHPFFIGVQYHPEFGSRPMHPHPLFRDFIKEAKKQKNKK